A region of Vibrio tubiashii ATCC 19109 DNA encodes the following proteins:
- a CDS encoding exonuclease SbcCD subunit D, translating into MKFLHTSDWHLGRQFHNVSLLDDQKVVLEQIIDYIQSNPVDALVIAGDVYDRSVPPTAAIELMNQFVSRVCGELKLPIILIPGNHDGAERLGFGSQQMAESGLHIIANFRDMLTPVELRTDKGTVRFYGMPYNDPELVRHHFKQPVSTHDDAHKLLCDEITATFDPNATNVLISHCFVDGAIESESERPLSIGGSDRVNHEHFTPFDYVALGHLHQPQKKGEEYIRYSGSLMKYSFSEQHQKKGMTLVELDESGFKSATHIELTAPHEMRIIEGELDEIIAQGKTDPNSHDYLLVRLIDRHAILNPMEKLRAVYPNVLHLEKPGMLVGVEQQMAAAKLARSEVDMFRDFFVEAQDSQLSDEQDKAITDIIKQLNEQ; encoded by the coding sequence ATGAAATTCCTCCACACTTCTGACTGGCACCTCGGTCGTCAATTTCACAATGTTTCTCTTCTAGATGATCAAAAAGTCGTTCTCGAACAGATCATTGACTACATTCAATCCAACCCAGTTGATGCTCTGGTTATCGCGGGAGATGTCTACGATCGCTCTGTGCCTCCCACCGCAGCCATTGAATTGATGAATCAGTTTGTAAGTCGAGTGTGCGGAGAGTTAAAGCTGCCGATTATTCTAATCCCAGGTAATCATGACGGCGCAGAGCGCTTAGGCTTTGGCTCCCAGCAAATGGCAGAGTCAGGGCTTCATATCATCGCTAACTTTAGAGATATGTTGACACCGGTTGAGCTGAGAACAGACAAGGGCACAGTGCGATTTTATGGTATGCCTTACAATGACCCGGAGCTTGTGCGCCACCACTTTAAGCAGCCTGTATCTACCCACGATGATGCGCATAAGCTGCTGTGTGATGAGATTACTGCCACGTTTGACCCTAATGCGACCAATGTGCTGATTTCTCACTGCTTTGTTGATGGCGCGATTGAGTCAGAGTCAGAAAGGCCACTGTCTATTGGTGGCTCGGACCGCGTGAACCACGAACACTTTACTCCGTTTGATTATGTTGCCCTTGGGCATCTTCATCAGCCACAGAAAAAAGGTGAGGAGTACATCCGCTACTCAGGCTCGTTAATGAAATACAGCTTCTCTGAGCAGCACCAAAAGAAAGGCATGACATTAGTTGAGCTTGATGAATCGGGTTTCAAATCAGCAACCCACATCGAGCTCACTGCTCCCCACGAAATGCGCATAATCGAAGGGGAGTTGGATGAAATCATTGCCCAAGGTAAAACCGACCCTAACAGCCACGACTATTTACTGGTTCGGTTAATAGACAGACATGCCATCTTAAATCCTATGGAGAAACTTAGGGCTGTCTACCCCAACGTATTACACCTTGAAAAGCCAGGCATGCTGGTGGGCGTTGAACAGCAGATGGCAGCGGCTAAGTTGGCTCGCAGTGAAGTTGATATGTTTCGCGATTTCTTTGTTGAAGCACAAGATAGCCAGCTCAGTGATGAGCAAGACAAAGCCATCACAGACATCATCAAGCAACTCAATGAGCAATAG
- a CDS encoding ketoacyl-ACP synthase III gives MKNFYAEITGWGKCLPPATLSNQDLSTFLDTSDEWIRTRTGIENRRISHVNTSDMATVAAQHALACAGKSAEDIDLIILATCSPDSLIPNAASKVAQNLGIAAAAVFDLNAACTGFVYGLETATRLIQAGNYRNAIVIGAERLSFFIDWTMRDTAVLFGDGAGAVVLTRTEEQVGLQNAQLGCDSAGRDILAVPKFGTCMDRFAADNGHWDFNFVGKEIFKRAVKGMGAAAQNVLARSELSTDDVDVVIPHQANIRIIQTLCDLSGISQDKAFVNIQKYGNTSAATVPIALCESLEQGFVKPGDNLLLAAFGAGLTWGASHLKWGERVTPLGESDACLPECEKSALELIKEAVEHCKNRP, from the coding sequence ATGAAAAATTTCTATGCAGAAATTACTGGTTGGGGAAAATGCCTACCTCCAGCAACGCTTTCCAATCAAGACCTAAGTACTTTTCTAGACACTTCTGATGAGTGGATCCGCACTCGTACCGGGATTGAAAATCGACGTATTAGCCATGTGAACACCTCTGATATGGCTACTGTTGCGGCGCAACATGCACTCGCTTGCGCTGGAAAAAGTGCAGAGGATATTGATTTAATTATTCTTGCCACTTGCTCACCAGACTCACTGATTCCAAATGCAGCTTCAAAAGTTGCGCAAAACCTAGGTATCGCGGCGGCGGCTGTATTTGATTTGAACGCAGCCTGTACAGGCTTTGTCTATGGCTTAGAAACCGCGACTCGCCTAATACAAGCAGGCAATTACAGAAACGCAATCGTAATTGGTGCTGAGCGCTTATCTTTCTTTATCGATTGGACTATGCGTGATACCGCGGTCCTGTTTGGTGACGGCGCTGGTGCGGTTGTCTTAACCAGAACAGAAGAGCAGGTTGGCCTACAAAACGCGCAGCTTGGTTGTGATTCAGCAGGGCGCGATATTTTGGCTGTACCTAAGTTTGGTACCTGTATGGATAGGTTTGCTGCTGATAATGGCCATTGGGATTTCAATTTCGTTGGTAAAGAGATCTTCAAGCGCGCAGTAAAAGGCATGGGTGCTGCGGCTCAAAACGTGTTGGCACGTAGTGAGCTGTCTACTGATGATGTTGATGTTGTGATTCCACATCAAGCGAACATTCGTATTATTCAAACCTTGTGCGATCTATCAGGTATTAGCCAAGATAAAGCGTTTGTAAACATTCAAAAATACGGCAACACTTCGGCAGCCACTGTGCCTATCGCCTTATGTGAGTCTTTAGAGCAGGGCTTTGTTAAACCAGGTGATAACCTGCTTCTTGCCGCATTCGGTGCGGGATTAACGTGGGGAGCAAGCCACTTAAAATGGGGCGAGCGAGTCACTCCACTGGGTGAGAGCGATGCATGCCTACCAGAATGCGAAAAATCGGCATTAGAGCTTATAAAAGAAGCCGTCGAGCACTGCAAAAATCGCCCGTAA